A genomic window from Melanotaenia boesemani isolate fMelBoe1 chromosome 15, fMelBoe1.pri, whole genome shotgun sequence includes:
- the LOC121654710 gene encoding uncharacterized protein LOC121654710 isoform X1 produces MTLIYIITALGATALVKGSGVMECNLSQPTDNQQCFGKLGEPLTFHLPPLTFHLPTKTTQTSFKRGHDIIFKYPCDKSLEINGKCGKFSTIYKNGTFLVGKTTREISGNYQMETHSDNDGKLLQKINFFLKILAPVSEPIVSQTCLSAEQMTVSCSAEGDEAEFTLSLDSNELIRTRSGKAEDPSVTISLHGQLVGNLVCNVQNNVSKQQTVFNLTSCTGASSHCLLPVAAVKITAVILLLFCWTVFLIIKHFNKKANYKTAVRQGDVEEEIVNSDVRVTRGAR; encoded by the exons ATGACTTTGATCTACATAATCACTGCTTTGGGAGCAACAGCTCTGGTAAAAG GGTCAGGGGTAATGGAATGCAATTTAAGTCAACCTACTGACAACCAGCAGTGTTTTGGAAAACTTGGGGAGCCACTCACTTTTCACCTGCCGCCACTCACTTTTCACCTGCCAACTAAAACTAcacaaacaagttttaaaaggGGCCATGACATCATTTTCAAATATCCTTGTGATAAAAGTTTGGAAATAAATGGCAAATGTGGTAAATTCTCCACAATCTATAAAAATGGAACTTTCCTGGTTGGGAAAACAACAAGAGAAATCTCTGGAAACTATCAGATGGAAACACATTCAGATAATGATGGTAAACTGTTACAGAAAATCAACTTCTTCTTGAAAATTTTAG CTCCAGTGTCAGAACCAATCGTGTCTCAGACATGTTTGTCAGCAGAGCAAATGACAGTCAGCTGCTCAGCTGAGGGAGATGAAGCAGAATTCACTTTGTCTTTGGACAGCAACGAGCTGATAAGGACCAGATCTGGGAAAGCAGAAGATCCAAGTGTTACCATCAGCTTACATGGTCAGCTGGTTGGAAACCTGGTGTGTAATGTTCAAAACAATGTCAGCAAACAACAGACAGTCTTCAACCTGACAAGCtgcacag GTGCCAGCTCTCACTGTCTTCTACCTGTGGCTGCAGTTAAGATCACAGCTGTGATACTTCTTCTCTTTTGTTGGACTGTTTTTCTCATTATCAAGCACTTCAATAAGAAAGCAAATTATAAAACAGCTGTTAGACAAG GTGATGTTGAAGAAGAAATTGTGAACTCAGATGTCAGAGTGACACGAGGTGCCCGTTAG
- the LOC121654710 gene encoding uncharacterized protein LOC121654710 isoform X2 has protein sequence MTLIYIITALGATALVKGSGVMECNLSQPTDNQQCFGKLGEPLTFHLPPLTFHLPTKTTQTSFKRGHDIIFKYPCDKSLEINGKCGKFSTIYKNGTFLVGKTTREISGNYQMETHSDNDAPVSEPIVSQTCLSAEQMTVSCSAEGDEAEFTLSLDSNELIRTRSGKAEDPSVTISLHGQLVGNLVCNVQNNVSKQQTVFNLTSCTGASSHCLLPVAAVKITAVILLLFCWTVFLIIKHFNKKANYKTAVRQGDVEEEIVNSDVRVTRGAR, from the exons ATGACTTTGATCTACATAATCACTGCTTTGGGAGCAACAGCTCTGGTAAAAG GGTCAGGGGTAATGGAATGCAATTTAAGTCAACCTACTGACAACCAGCAGTGTTTTGGAAAACTTGGGGAGCCACTCACTTTTCACCTGCCGCCACTCACTTTTCACCTGCCAACTAAAACTAcacaaacaagttttaaaaggGGCCATGACATCATTTTCAAATATCCTTGTGATAAAAGTTTGGAAATAAATGGCAAATGTGGTAAATTCTCCACAATCTATAAAAATGGAACTTTCCTGGTTGGGAAAACAACAAGAGAAATCTCTGGAAACTATCAGATGGAAACACATTCAGATAATGATG CTCCAGTGTCAGAACCAATCGTGTCTCAGACATGTTTGTCAGCAGAGCAAATGACAGTCAGCTGCTCAGCTGAGGGAGATGAAGCAGAATTCACTTTGTCTTTGGACAGCAACGAGCTGATAAGGACCAGATCTGGGAAAGCAGAAGATCCAAGTGTTACCATCAGCTTACATGGTCAGCTGGTTGGAAACCTGGTGTGTAATGTTCAAAACAATGTCAGCAAACAACAGACAGTCTTCAACCTGACAAGCtgcacag GTGCCAGCTCTCACTGTCTTCTACCTGTGGCTGCAGTTAAGATCACAGCTGTGATACTTCTTCTCTTTTGTTGGACTGTTTTTCTCATTATCAAGCACTTCAATAAGAAAGCAAATTATAAAACAGCTGTTAGACAAG GTGATGTTGAAGAAGAAATTGTGAACTCAGATGTCAGAGTGACACGAGGTGCCCGTTAG